From Pseudomonas vanderleydeniana, the proteins below share one genomic window:
- a CDS encoding ShlB/FhaC/HecB family hemolysin secretion/activation protein → MEHLFFKETARPAGARRAWPVGAGLVLALLAGPLAAEEAPVARLVDVNEYVVRGNTVLQARDIEEAVYPFLGPQKALTDIEGARDALQKVYQAKGYQSVFVELPEQKVEGGIVFLQVSETKVGRVRVVGAKHYSPVEIREDVPALKEGEVPDFAKVQSELAALNKGAGRQVMPLVREGQRPGTMDVDLQVEDQNPWHASLGLNNDYSADTKELRAVASLGYDNLWQLGHSVSLTYFTAPEDQSNAKVWSGSYSAPLTERWTLQFSGYQSDSNVATIGGSNMLGKGHSYGVSGIYTLPSSGAWANSFSIGVDFKDFEEELKFGNSSDQIPLKYAPLTFGYNGYRYTESSQLGLGLNLVAATRSFFGYGSDADEFDYKRYRASPSFTVLKGDLNYTYTFSSDWQSASKASFQLASGPLVSNEQFSAGGATSVRGYLAAERSGDSGMLFSQELRTPSLARFVGSYVKEWRFYAFAEGARLTLEKALPEQEDEYSLASVGLGTRASLSKWLSGSLDWGYPLLDGPNTQKYDSRLHFSVQATF, encoded by the coding sequence GTGGAGCATCTGTTCTTCAAAGAGACGGCGCGACCGGCAGGGGCACGACGTGCCTGGCCGGTCGGTGCGGGCCTGGTCCTGGCCCTGCTGGCCGGACCACTGGCTGCCGAGGAGGCACCGGTGGCCCGTCTGGTGGACGTCAACGAATATGTCGTGCGCGGCAACACCGTACTGCAGGCCCGGGACATCGAGGAAGCGGTCTATCCGTTCCTCGGTCCGCAGAAGGCCCTGACCGATATCGAAGGCGCCCGTGATGCCCTGCAGAAGGTCTACCAGGCCAAGGGGTACCAGTCGGTGTTCGTCGAACTGCCCGAGCAAAAGGTCGAGGGCGGCATCGTCTTCCTGCAGGTCAGCGAAACCAAGGTTGGCCGGGTGCGCGTGGTGGGCGCCAAACACTATTCGCCGGTGGAAATTCGTGAGGACGTGCCGGCGCTGAAAGAGGGTGAGGTACCGGATTTCGCCAAGGTGCAGAGCGAGCTGGCGGCGCTCAACAAGGGCGCCGGTCGCCAGGTCATGCCGCTGGTGCGCGAAGGCCAACGGCCCGGGACCATGGACGTTGACCTGCAGGTCGAGGACCAGAACCCCTGGCACGCCAGTCTTGGGCTGAACAACGACTACAGTGCCGACACCAAGGAGCTGCGTGCAGTCGCCTCCCTGGGTTACGACAACCTCTGGCAACTGGGGCACAGCGTCTCGCTGACCTACTTCACCGCCCCCGAGGACCAGAGCAACGCCAAGGTCTGGTCCGGCTCCTACAGCGCACCGCTGACCGAACGCTGGACCCTGCAGTTCTCCGGCTACCAGTCCGACAGCAACGTCGCCACCATCGGCGGCAGCAACATGCTCGGCAAGGGCCACTCCTATGGCGTCTCGGGCATCTACACCTTGCCTTCCAGTGGTGCCTGGGCCAACTCGTTCTCCATCGGCGTGGACTTCAAGGATTTCGAGGAAGAGCTGAAGTTCGGCAACAGCAGTGACCAGATCCCGCTCAAGTACGCGCCGCTGACCTTTGGCTACAACGGCTACCGCTATACCGAAAGCTCGCAGCTCGGCCTGGGGCTGAACCTGGTGGCAGCGACCCGCAGCTTCTTTGGCTATGGCAGCGACGCCGACGAGTTCGACTACAAGCGCTATCGCGCCAGCCCCAGCTTCACCGTGCTCAAGGGCGACCTGAATTACACCTACACCTTCAGCAGCGACTGGCAGTCGGCGTCCAAGGCGTCTTTCCAACTGGCGTCCGGCCCCCTGGTTTCCAACGAACAATTCTCCGCCGGTGGCGCGACCTCGGTCCGCGGCTATCTGGCGGCCGAGCGCTCGGGCGACAGCGGCATGCTGTTTTCCCAGGAACTGCGCACGCCCTCGCTGGCCAGGTTTGTCGGCAGCTACGTCAAGGAGTGGCGTTTCTATGCCTTCGCCGAAGGCGCGCGCCTGACCCTGGAAAAAGCCCTGCCCGAGCAGGAGGACGAATACAGCCTGGCCAGTGTCGGCCTGGGGACACGCGCCAGCCTGAGCAAATGGCTGTCCGGCAGCCTGGATTGGGGCTACCCGCTGCTCGACGGCCCGAACACCCAGAAATACGACTCACGCCTGCACTTCAGTGTGCAGGCGACTTTCTGA
- a CDS encoding GNAT family N-acetyltransferase encodes MPTDSPAIVIERFREAHIDGITALYNEPAVCRQVLQMPFQSTEVWRQRLLQNQGNEHQLSLVALHQGVVIGSCSLEQYARVRRSHAGSIGMGVATAWQGQGIGSQLLAAVLEVADNWMNLQRVELSVYVDNKAAQALYRKFGFEEEGVMRAYAIRDGVLTDTLNMARLRQ; translated from the coding sequence ATGCCCACCGACTCTCCCGCCATTGTCATCGAACGCTTTCGCGAAGCCCACATCGACGGCATCACTGCGCTCTACAACGAGCCGGCGGTCTGTCGCCAGGTCCTGCAGATGCCCTTCCAGTCCACCGAGGTGTGGCGTCAACGGCTGCTGCAGAACCAGGGCAACGAGCACCAGCTGTCGCTGGTGGCGCTGCATCAGGGAGTAGTGATCGGCAGTTGCTCGCTGGAGCAGTATGCGCGGGTGCGCCGCAGTCATGCCGGCAGTATCGGCATGGGCGTGGCGACGGCCTGGCAGGGCCAGGGTATCGGTTCGCAATTGCTGGCGGCGGTGCTGGAGGTGGCGGATAACTGGATGAACCTGCAGCGGGTCGAGTTGAGCGTCTATGTCGACAACAAGGCGGCCCAGGCCTTGTACCGCAAGTTCGGTTTCGAGGAGGAGGGGGTGATGCGCGCCTATGCGATTCGCGATGGGGTGCTGACCGATACGCTGAACATGGCGCGGCTTCGCCAGTAG
- a CDS encoding DUF2341 domain-containing protein, which produces MSRLIVSLLICLGFVLPATAQAWWQDDWHYRKQITVDTTPQGAAINEALGRTSLLVRLHTGNFTFDGVKEDGSDLRFIAADDKTVLNYQIESFDPLMGMALIWVDVPKVEGGQRQDIWMYYGNQKAPATSNGQLAFEPNYTAVYHFDGAPGTPAKDATAFSNNAQNATGSRIDGVIGGALQFNGQPLMLPASPSLQYTAGGAFTLSAWVRLDQASGDQLLMARREGGHAFLLGVSQGTPFVEVNGQRAVSTQPLNPGQWQHLALTAQGSKVSVFVNGRETASLAQEVAAFNSPIAMGGDVPAADPSAAPSTFAAFNGAIDELRLSKVVRPAAALLADATAQGAESKLVAYGADEEQSGFGFGSLGFLLKSVPADAWVIIAILVLMMLQSWVIMIRKNRALSRVSRANEAFREQFAQVGTRLEMFADDQDLARRLEHSSLWRLYLVAVKEIRTRRAQGADTSSVSAATIEAIRCSMDGVRTRENQQLGAKLSTLSNAIAGGPYIGLLGTVLGIMVVFLGTAMAGDVNINAIAPGMAAALLATAMGLFVAIPALFGYNRLITRNKEVSADMRVFVDEFITRLAEMHGEGQSHDANRARHAQAGQHAVDLLSV; this is translated from the coding sequence ATGTCACGCTTAATCGTGTCCCTGTTGATCTGCCTGGGCTTCGTGCTCCCGGCCACTGCCCAGGCCTGGTGGCAGGACGACTGGCATTACCGCAAGCAGATCACCGTCGACACCACGCCCCAGGGCGCGGCCATCAACGAGGCCCTGGGCCGCACCAGCCTGCTGGTGCGCCTGCACACCGGCAACTTCACGTTCGACGGGGTCAAGGAAGACGGCTCGGACCTGCGCTTCATCGCGGCCGACGACAAGACCGTGCTCAACTACCAGATCGAAAGCTTCGACCCGCTGATGGGCATGGCGCTGATCTGGGTCGATGTGCCCAAGGTCGAAGGCGGCCAGCGCCAGGACATCTGGATGTACTACGGCAACCAGAAGGCACCCGCCACCAGCAATGGGCAACTGGCCTTCGAGCCGAACTACACGGCGGTCTATCACTTCGATGGGGCTCCGGGGACACCGGCCAAGGATGCCACGGCCTTCTCCAACAACGCGCAGAACGCCACCGGCAGCCGCATCGACGGTGTGATCGGCGGGGCCCTGCAGTTCAACGGACAGCCGCTGATGTTGCCGGCCAGCCCGTCGCTGCAATACACCGCCGGGGGTGCCTTCACCCTGAGCGCCTGGGTGCGTCTGGACCAGGCTTCGGGTGATCAACTGCTGATGGCTCGTCGTGAAGGGGGTCATGCCTTTCTGCTCGGTGTCAGCCAGGGCACGCCGTTCGTCGAGGTCAACGGTCAGCGCGCCGTCTCGACCCAGCCGCTCAATCCCGGCCAGTGGCAGCACCTGGCGCTGACCGCCCAGGGCAGCAAGGTCTCGGTGTTCGTCAACGGTCGTGAAACCGCCAGCCTGGCCCAGGAAGTGGCGGCCTTCAATTCGCCGATCGCCATGGGCGGTGATGTACCGGCCGCCGACCCGTCTGCGGCGCCGAGCACCTTCGCGGCCTTCAATGGCGCCATCGATGAGCTGCGCCTGTCCAAGGTCGTGCGGCCGGCCGCTGCATTGCTGGCCGATGCCACGGCGCAAGGCGCCGAGTCGAAGCTGGTCGCCTATGGCGCCGATGAGGAACAATCCGGGTTCGGCTTCGGCAGCCTGGGCTTCCTGCTCAAGTCGGTGCCGGCGGACGCCTGGGTGATCATCGCCATCCTGGTGCTGATGATGCTGCAGTCGTGGGTCATCATGATCCGCAAGAACCGCGCCCTGAGCCGCGTCAGCCGTGCCAACGAGGCCTTCCGCGAGCAGTTCGCCCAGGTCGGCACACGCCTGGAAATGTTCGCCGACGACCAGGACCTGGCCCGTCGCCTGGAGCATTCCTCGCTGTGGCGCCTGTACCTGGTCGCGGTCAAGGAGATCCGTACCCGTCGCGCCCAGGGCGCCGACACCTCATCGGTATCGGCCGCCACCATCGAGGCCATCCGCTGCTCCATGGACGGCGTGCGTACCCGGGAGAACCAGCAACTGGGCGCGAAGCTCTCGACCCTCTCCAACGCCATCGCCGGCGGCCCGTACATCGGCCTGCTCGGTACGGTGCTGGGGATCATGGTGGTGTTCCTCGGCACGGCCATGGCCGGCGACGTCAACATCAACGCCATTGCCCCGGGCATGGCCGCGGCTTTGCTGGCGACCGCCATGGGCCTGTTCGTCGCGATTCCGGCGCTGTTCGGCTACAACCGCCTGATTACCCGCAACAAGGAAGTCAGCGCCGACATGCGGGTGTTCGTCGACGAGTTCATCACCCGTCTGGCGGAGATGCACGGCGAGGGACAGAGCCATGACGCCAATCGTGCCCGACACGCCCAGGCCGGCCAGCATGCCGTCGACCTGCTTTCGGTCTAA
- a CDS encoding peptidylprolyl isomerase, with product MKKGSLLAGAGALAVLVGAVALAMRPGNDPVAAVQPAPAVVPPAASAPAVARLGNQQVAPEELKALFAAMPAESREQLRTNRGALESWIRTRLAEKAVLEQADAQGWRQRPEIEQQTRAATEQIVFRNYLASVSQVPADYPNAEELQQAYESGKSQWQTPALYRVSQIFLAVSDPQSLESVRKQAVELSRKAQVAPGEFAALATQYSQDRETAKRGGDTGLQPLQQLVPEVRGALSRLKVGQVADPVQSPAGFHIVKLTELQPSRTATLDELRDRLREALRAQRQQQIAKAYLEGMLNTATLSIDGAVLNQVLEDKH from the coding sequence GTGAAGAAAGGCAGCCTGCTGGCCGGCGCGGGTGCGCTGGCCGTGCTGGTCGGGGCCGTCGCCCTGGCCATGCGTCCGGGTAACGATCCGGTGGCGGCGGTGCAGCCGGCCCCGGCCGTCGTGCCACCCGCAGCGAGTGCTCCGGCGGTGGCCCGGCTGGGCAACCAGCAAGTGGCGCCGGAGGAACTGAAAGCACTGTTCGCAGCCATGCCAGCGGAGTCGCGCGAGCAATTGCGCACCAACCGCGGCGCCCTGGAGAGCTGGATCCGCACTCGCCTGGCGGAGAAGGCGGTGCTCGAACAGGCCGATGCCCAGGGCTGGCGCCAGCGTCCGGAAATCGAGCAGCAGACCCGGGCGGCCACTGAGCAGATCGTCTTCCGCAACTACCTGGCGTCGGTCAGCCAGGTACCGGCGGACTACCCGAATGCCGAGGAGCTGCAGCAGGCCTATGAAAGCGGCAAGTCGCAGTGGCAAACGCCGGCGCTGTATCGGGTCAGCCAGATCTTCCTGGCGGTGTCCGATCCGCAGTCCCTGGAAAGTGTGCGCAAACAGGCGGTGGAACTGAGCCGCAAGGCCCAGGTCGCGCCGGGTGAGTTCGCCGCGTTGGCGACCCAGTACTCCCAGGACCGCGAAACCGCCAAGCGAGGCGGGGATACCGGGTTGCAGCCGCTGCAGCAACTGGTGCCGGAAGTGCGTGGGGCGTTGTCGCGGCTGAAGGTCGGTCAGGTGGCGGATCCGGTGCAGAGCCCGGCGGGCTTCCACATCGTCAAGCTCACCGAGCTGCAGCCCTCGCGTACGGCCACTCTCGACGAGCTGCGCGACCGCTTGCGCGAAGCCTTGCGGGCCCAGCGTCAGCAGCAGATTGCCAAGGCCTATCTGGAGGGCATGCTGAACACCGCGACCTTGAGTATCGATGGCGCGGTCCTCAATCAGGTGCTGGAAGACAAGCACTGA
- a CDS encoding transposase: protein MERYSKVGMQELDQRLSKIVEAARKKPVSVYRYGAPWVWIVSQEDWQGALKEVSSYIPPGHSLVLLRPQIDDLLDEHREVLLAAAADAKMLIAPQTVMHILLLQLLYSVPGEQQLYEQLNYNLLFRWFVGLDLNQKVWNFNVLSKDIATLLDNPRAVLLIQKIVGELFCGALLQMPEFSLNFALLHTWLARHPAVAITNN from the coding sequence ATGGAACGCTACTCGAAGGTGGGCATGCAGGAGCTGGACCAGCGCCTGTCGAAGATCGTCGAAGCGGCGCGCAAGAAGCCGGTGTCGGTCTATCGCTACGGTGCGCCGTGGGTCTGGATCGTGTCCCAGGAAGACTGGCAGGGCGCCTTGAAGGAGGTCTCCAGCTACATCCCTCCCGGTCATTCGCTGGTGCTGTTGCGGCCGCAGATCGATGACCTGCTCGACGAGCACCGCGAGGTTCTGCTGGCAGCCGCTGCCGACGCGAAGATGCTGATCGCCCCGCAAACGGTCATGCACATTCTCCTGCTGCAACTGCTGTATTCCGTGCCCGGTGAGCAGCAACTCTACGAGCAGCTCAACTACAACCTGCTGTTCCGCTGGTTCGTCGGCCTGGACCTGAACCAGAAGGTCTGGAACTTCAACGTCCTGAGCAAGGACATCGCCACGCTGCTGGACAACCCGCGGGCCGTGCTGCTGATCCAGAAAATCGTCGGTGAACTGTTCTGCGGCGCCTTGCTGCAGATGCCGGAGTTCTCCCTGAACTTCGCCCTGCTGCACACCTGGCTGGCACGGCATCCGGCGGTCGCGATCACCAACAACTGA
- a CDS encoding putative porin — protein MISNVNRLTLAVGMVIATLVGQAVAAQPAAPSENATINLIRLLVQQGVLKQEQADGLIAQAEKEAVQARQANAVAAAAPAAAPGEVRVQYVPAIVRDQIRDQVKAEVMATAKQENWAQPNTFPDWVSRITFDGDLRVRDESRYFSGGNSNNLVDYAKINSGSPYDVNRFSNTQFPPLLNSREDRENLFRLRARLGMKAVLAPEWMAGVRIGTGSDNNPVSTTQTLGGGFAKKSIWLDQGYISWKPSDRLTVTGGRFANPFYSTDMMYSPDLNFDGVAAVFNQKLNSEWGLFGTLGAFPVEYTSDSETSNGVDKADSQNKWLIGGQIGANWKINADNSLKGSAAYYSFNDIEGKRSSPCKPWEGQPGCDTDGTRLAFMQHGNSVFLLRNITPNPTNPNLTPQPQYLGLASEFNVLDLNLAWDTQLPEDFKLRSQANFIHNLAYDKGEMLKRSEGQIVNNINSNGEFESGGSALMMQFTLGNALELKKKGDWNLYAGYKYIQPDALPDGFNDSSFHLGGTNAKGYFIGGNYSLDKNIVASARWLSAEEVYGDPFQVDVFQLELNTRF, from the coding sequence ATGATTTCCAACGTGAATCGATTGACCCTGGCGGTCGGCATGGTCATCGCGACCCTGGTCGGCCAGGCGGTGGCGGCACAGCCCGCCGCGCCTTCGGAGAACGCCACGATCAATCTGATCCGCCTGCTGGTGCAGCAGGGCGTGCTCAAGCAGGAACAGGCCGATGGCTTGATCGCCCAGGCCGAAAAGGAAGCGGTACAGGCACGCCAGGCCAATGCCGTGGCGGCCGCCGCACCTGCGGCAGCACCGGGAGAGGTGCGGGTACAGTACGTGCCGGCGATCGTTCGCGATCAGATTCGTGACCAGGTCAAGGCCGAGGTCATGGCGACCGCCAAGCAGGAAAACTGGGCACAGCCCAACACGTTCCCGGACTGGGTATCGCGTATCACCTTTGACGGTGACCTGCGCGTGAGGGACGAGTCGCGTTACTTTTCCGGCGGCAACAGCAACAACCTGGTCGACTATGCGAAGATCAACAGCGGTTCGCCTTATGATGTGAACCGGTTCTCCAACACCCAGTTTCCGCCGCTGCTCAACAGCCGTGAGGATCGCGAGAACCTGTTCCGCCTGCGCGCCCGTCTGGGCATGAAAGCGGTACTGGCGCCGGAGTGGATGGCCGGCGTGCGCATCGGCACCGGCTCCGACAACAACCCGGTCTCGACCACCCAGACCCTGGGGGGCGGCTTCGCCAAGAAGAGCATCTGGCTCGACCAGGGCTACATCAGCTGGAAACCCTCCGATCGCCTGACCGTGACTGGCGGGCGTTTTGCCAACCCGTTCTACTCCACCGACATGATGTATTCGCCGGACCTGAACTTCGACGGGGTGGCGGCGGTGTTCAACCAGAAGCTCAACAGCGAATGGGGGCTGTTCGGCACCCTCGGCGCATTCCCGGTCGAGTACACCTCGGACTCGGAAACCAGCAACGGTGTCGACAAGGCCGACAGCCAGAACAAATGGCTGATCGGTGGGCAGATCGGCGCCAACTGGAAGATCAACGCCGACAACAGCCTCAAGGGCTCGGCGGCCTACTACAGCTTCAACGATATCGAAGGCAAGCGTTCCAGCCCCTGCAAACCTTGGGAAGGGCAGCCCGGCTGCGACACCGACGGTACGCGCCTGGCGTTCATGCAGCATGGCAACAGCGTATTCCTGTTGCGCAATATCACGCCGAACCCGACCAACCCGAACCTGACGCCGCAGCCCCAATACCTGGGCCTGGCCTCGGAGTTCAACGTACTGGACCTGAACCTGGCCTGGGACACGCAACTGCCTGAAGACTTCAAGCTGCGCAGCCAGGCCAACTTCATTCATAACCTGGCTTACGACAAGGGCGAGATGCTCAAACGCTCCGAAGGCCAGATCGTCAACAACATCAACAGCAATGGCGAGTTCGAAAGTGGTGGCAGTGCGCTGATGATGCAATTCACCCTCGGCAATGCCCTGGAACTGAAGAAGAAGGGCGACTGGAACCTCTACGCCGGCTACAAGTACATCCAGCCGGATGCCTTGCCGGACGGTTTCAACGACTCCTCCTTCCACCTGGGCGGCACCAACGCCAAGGGTTACTTCATCGGCGGCAACTACAGCCTGGACAAGAACATCGTCGCCTCGGCCCGCTGGTTGAGTGCCGAGGAAGTCTATGGCGATCCGTTCCAGGTCGATGTCTTCCAACTTGAGCTGAACACGCGCTTCTAA
- a CDS encoding LysR family transcriptional regulator, whose amino-acid sequence MSLNESAQRMGDAQYHGPVETHGTWLALAERIEPEIAQFFLASARCGCFMQAARSLNIKSTQLRKQLALLEDQLNRPLFVYQGSALTLSREGQHLQAQLLALANERRLPVMEQPLVRLAIAESILHDILGRDLIALLRRNASVRLEIIPVDSVLSLQALSAEVVVWLSDGDSPLPGPSFDITTPQPLARLDYLPHIAKRYSRVAVRPDSLEDLEDYMLVQWQQDRQIDGFQPWNQLLEQRLAGVVQVHSYELMLEMIRCGACIGLLPRYITRYDRGLAALPGLFDAGMQRRAWLASHRAAEGREEVQMLVELILNTFRERREWFE is encoded by the coding sequence ATGTCGTTGAATGAATCCGCCCAGCGCATGGGCGACGCGCAGTACCACGGCCCGGTCGAGACCCACGGGACCTGGTTGGCGCTGGCCGAACGGATCGAGCCGGAGATTGCCCAGTTCTTTCTCGCCAGTGCCCGCTGCGGCTGCTTCATGCAGGCGGCGCGCAGCCTGAATATCAAATCGACCCAGTTGCGCAAGCAACTGGCGTTGCTCGAAGACCAGCTCAATCGGCCATTGTTCGTCTACCAGGGCAGCGCCCTGACCCTGAGCCGCGAGGGGCAACACCTGCAGGCACAACTGCTGGCCCTGGCCAACGAGCGACGGCTGCCGGTCATGGAGCAGCCTTTGGTGAGGTTGGCGATTGCCGAGTCGATCCTGCACGACATCCTCGGCCGCGACCTGATCGCGCTGCTGCGTCGTAATGCCAGCGTGCGACTGGAGATCATCCCGGTGGACAGTGTGTTGTCATTGCAGGCGCTGAGCGCCGAAGTGGTGGTCTGGTTGTCGGACGGCGACTCGCCGTTGCCGGGGCCGAGCTTCGACATCACCACGCCACAACCCCTGGCGCGACTGGATTACCTGCCGCACATCGCCAAGCGCTACTCGCGGGTGGCGGTGCGCCCGGATTCGCTGGAGGACCTGGAAGACTACATGCTGGTGCAATGGCAGCAGGATCGCCAGATCGACGGCTTCCAGCCATGGAACCAGTTGCTGGAGCAGCGCCTGGCCGGTGTGGTGCAGGTGCATTCCTACGAGCTGATGCTGGAAATGATCCGCTGCGGCGCCTGCATCGGCCTGCTGCCACGCTACATCACTCGTTACGATCGCGGCCTGGCGGCATTGCCTGGGCTATTCGATGCTGGCATGCAGCGGCGTGCCTGGCTGGCCAGCCATCGTGCAGCCGAGGGGCGGGAAGAGGTGCAGATGCTTGTCGAGTTGATCCTGAACACCTTCCGGGAGCGGCGGGAGTGGTTTGAATAG
- a CDS encoding YbjN domain-containing protein: MSEQLIEQVTPDSLTELLQGAGYRVNHTDQNGIVQLLSASQGIGYAVRFGNPSVQEGGYVDFTYSCALRVQGELPVGLAELWNASRRFARLSVQGEFLVMEMDVVVAAGVSVNYLRANLELWDRLLQEFIVYLREYSQQGAQLQAQATAAPVVQEEEATL, translated from the coding sequence ATGAGCGAACAACTGATCGAGCAAGTCACTCCCGACAGCCTGACCGAACTGCTGCAAGGCGCCGGCTACCGGGTCAACCACACCGACCAGAACGGTATCGTGCAACTGCTCAGCGCCAGCCAGGGCATTGGCTACGCCGTGCGCTTCGGCAATCCCTCGGTGCAGGAGGGCGGTTATGTCGACTTCACCTACAGCTGCGCCCTGCGCGTGCAGGGTGAGCTGCCGGTTGGCCTGGCCGAGTTGTGGAACGCTTCGCGGCGTTTCGCTCGGTTGTCGGTGCAGGGCGAGTTCCTGGTGATGGAAATGGACGTCGTGGTCGCCGCCGGTGTCAGCGTCAACTACCTGCGCGCCAACCTGGAACTGTGGGATCGCCTGCTGCAGGAGTTCATCGTCTACCTGCGTGAATACAGCCAGCAGGGCGCGCAGTTGCAGGCCCAGGCCACCGCCGCGCCGGTGGTGCAAGAGGAGGAGGCGACCCTGTGA
- a CDS encoding DNA repair protein yields the protein MNRRIPAALCLLTVGLFTAHGASAEGMEERLRTQLRSTTQQLQALQSEQAQASAARIAAENQAKAAQAQIKQLTAELAKAKGLSEQLAGQQQALQSQAQAFSVAANEQLGKYKKAYDELLVMAKTKEAERAKLQGQLAERDTQVQQCSAKNQQMYGVAKEILAAYEKIDVAEVMKIRQPFAGSARVKFEEMAQAFGDDLYKNQFDATHASLNP from the coding sequence ATGAACAGGCGAATCCCGGCAGCGTTGTGCCTGCTGACCGTTGGTCTCTTCACTGCCCACGGCGCCAGCGCCGAAGGCATGGAGGAGCGCCTGCGGACCCAGTTGCGCAGCACCACCCAGCAGTTGCAGGCGTTGCAGAGCGAGCAGGCCCAGGCCAGCGCGGCACGGATTGCCGCCGAGAACCAGGCCAAGGCCGCCCAGGCGCAGATCAAGCAACTGACCGCCGAGCTGGCCAAGGCCAAGGGCCTCAGCGAGCAACTGGCCGGTCAGCAGCAGGCCCTGCAGAGCCAGGCGCAGGCTTTCTCGGTGGCGGCCAACGAGCAGTTGGGCAAGTACAAGAAAGCCTATGACGAGTTGCTGGTGATGGCCAAGACCAAGGAGGCCGAACGCGCCAAGTTGCAGGGACAGTTGGCCGAGCGTGACACACAAGTGCAGCAATGTTCAGCCAAGAATCAACAGATGTACGGGGTCGCCAAGGAGATCCTCGCCGCCTACGAGAAGATCGACGTGGCCGAGGTGATGAAGATCCGCCAGCCGTTCGCCGGCAGCGCCCGGGTCAAGTTCGAGGAAATGGCCCAGGCCTTTGGTGATGACCTCTACAAGAACCAGTTCGATGCGACCCACGCATCCCTGAATCCATGA
- a CDS encoding ExbD/TolR family protein has product MASVNASHDDDEDAAVDSINITPLVDVLMVVLVMFILTATAQVSGIQIHLPKASASVSLSEAKTKAISVNDGGQVFLDAYPVTLPELEERLRIEKAQNPDFPIIVRGDATVQYQKVIEVLDLLRRLELSQVGLVTGKPSQG; this is encoded by the coding sequence ATGGCTTCCGTAAACGCCTCCCACGACGACGATGAAGACGCCGCCGTCGACAGCATCAACATCACGCCCCTGGTGGACGTGCTGATGGTGGTGCTGGTGATGTTCATCCTCACCGCCACGGCCCAGGTCTCGGGGATCCAGATCCATTTGCCCAAGGCCAGTGCCTCGGTGTCGCTGTCCGAGGCCAAGACCAAGGCCATCTCGGTCAACGACGGTGGCCAGGTATTCCTCGACGCCTATCCGGTGACCCTGCCGGAGCTGGAGGAACGCCTGCGCATCGAGAAGGCGCAGAACCCGGACTTTCCGATCATCGTGCGCGGTGACGCCACCGTGCAGTACCAGAAAGTGATCGAAGTGCTCGACCTGCTGCGGCGCCTGGAGCTGTCGCAGGTCGGGCTGGTCACCGGCAAACCGAGCCAGGGCTGA